A section of the Sulfolobales archaeon genome encodes:
- a CDS encoding LSM domain-containing protein, whose amino-acid sequence MSTPAGLRRFHSEVSSLVDKRVYVRLVDGKVYRGILLGIDQPSMNIVLGDADSEGKRFFRVVINGSRISEIIVEETPIFDPEEFFNIVVQRLNINPANVKVY is encoded by the coding sequence GTGAGCACGCCAGCAGGCCTGAGGAGGTTCCACAGCGAGGTCAGCAGCCTTGTTGATAAGAGGGTATATGTGAGGCTCGTTGATGGGAAGGTCTATAGAGGTATTCTCCTTGGAATCGATCAGCCTAGCATGAATATCGTGCTTGGAGACGCTGATTCAGAGGGTAAGAGGTTCTTCAGAGTGGTTATAAATGGCTCGAGGATCTCTGAGATAATTGTTGAGGAGACACCTATATTCGATCCTGAGGAGTTCTTCAACATAGTTGTTCAGAGGCTAAACATAAACCCAGCTAATGTGAAGGTCTAT
- a CDS encoding DNA-directed RNA polymerase subunit G, whose product MAQRQRRGRAGGELRRRVKVLSIADSRIPRVKIIELSGDGLKISMDLHSELIVFSEGEELEMVISKNIPAYREGRDFCARGVVVSLRGGDKVERVIISLWGYLVILRLEDPSLLEGLELQPTDHIYYCLIKQG is encoded by the coding sequence TTGGCGCAGCGCCAGAGACGTGGAAGGGCTGGTGGTGAGCTTAGAAGGAGGGTTAAGGTTCTATCGATAGCTGATAGCAGGATACCAAGGGTTAAGATAATCGAGCTGAGCGGGGATGGGCTGAAGATATCTATGGATCTACATTCAGAGCTCATAGTATTCAGCGAGGGTGAGGAGCTTGAAATGGTTATCTCGAAGAATATCCCAGCATATAGAGAGGGTAGGGACTTCTGTGCTAGAGGTGTTGTGGTTAGCCTTAGAGGTGGTGATAAGGTGGAGAGGGTTATCATAAGCCTCTGGGGGTATCTTGTTATATTAAGGCTTGAGGATCCATCCCTTCTTGAAGGCCTAGAGCTACAGCCAACAGATCATATATATTACTGCCTTATAAAGCAGGGCTAG
- a CDS encoding ribbon-helix-helix domain-containing protein gives MTIIIKKIDSESFELDIKMPRVVSIKIDQKKLKQIDDLMKKAGYKNRSELIRDAIDIYLKILEQAIGQSTTEKGQGFAGVESIKEKILSMLAKH, from the coding sequence ATGACGATAATAATAAAGAAGATCGACTCTGAAAGCTTCGAGCTAGATATAAAGATGCCGAGGGTTGTATCGATAAAGATAGATCAGAAGAAGCTGAAGCAGATAGATGATCTGATGAAGAAGGCTGGGTATAAGAATAGGAGTGAGCTTATAAGAGACGCCATAGATATATATCTAAAGATCTTGGAGCAGGCTATTGGTCAAAGCACCACAGAGAAGGGTCAAGGCTTCGCAGGAGTTGAATCTATAAAGGAGAAGATACTCTCTATGCTAGCAAAGCATTAA
- the lysA gene encoding diaminopimelate decarboxylase has product MIRLVGGSLYIGCFEAEDLAKRFGTPLYVYDEELIRDNYLRLLRAFRYKGLEILYSCKANSNPWILSILRDLGSGLDAVSPLEVLLGIKMGFPKEKILFTGVNVSDEEMLLVRGELGVMINIDSLSQLERYGRLFPETDVSIRINPGFGGGHHRYTITGGLTKFGIYPSQIERAIEISRRYRLRIAGLHMHIGSGIYYVEPYLRGLEILLNLATRLGDIEFIDLGGGLGIPYRPGDRGVDIDLLGSRVSELLEEFARKYWEVKLRIEPGRYIVGNAGILLTRVVDIKEIEYAGEKKLFIGVDTGMNHLIRPALYDAYHEIIPVRGVDRPREVIADVVGNICESGDILARDRPLPRIVEGEILAILDVGAYGYSMSSNYNLRPRPAEVLVNGCSARLIRRRETFEDLMRTVEA; this is encoded by the coding sequence GTGATTAGGCTTGTGGGAGGCTCTCTATATATTGGATGCTTCGAAGCTGAGGATCTTGCAAAGCGTTTTGGAACCCCCCTCTATGTCTATGATGAGGAGTTGATCAGGGATAATTATTTAAGGCTTTTAAGGGCCTTTCGATATAAGGGGCTGGAGATCCTCTATTCCTGTAAGGCCAATAGCAACCCATGGATCCTCTCAATCCTCAGGGATCTTGGGAGTGGCTTGGACGCAGTATCCCCCTTAGAGGTGCTTCTAGGCATTAAAATGGGGTTTCCAAAGGAAAAGATCCTGTTCACCGGTGTTAATGTCTCTGATGAGGAGATGCTCCTCGTTAGAGGAGAGCTCGGGGTTATGATCAATATAGATTCTCTATCACAGCTCGAGAGATACGGGAGACTCTTCCCAGAAACAGATGTATCGATAAGGATCAACCCTGGCTTTGGAGGAGGCCATCATAGATATACAATAACAGGTGGGCTCACCAAGTTCGGGATATATCCATCCCAGATCGAGAGGGCGATCGAGATATCTAGGAGATATAGGTTAAGGATAGCTGGGCTCCACATGCACATAGGATCAGGTATCTACTATGTAGAGCCATACCTAAGAGGGCTAGAGATCCTCCTAAACCTCGCCACTAGGTTGGGAGATATAGAATTCATAGATCTGGGAGGGGGTTTGGGAATACCATATAGACCTGGGGATAGAGGGGTTGACATAGATCTGCTGGGATCTAGGGTCTCCGAGCTACTCGAGGAGTTTGCGAGAAAATACTGGGAGGTTAAGCTCAGGATAGAACCTGGGAGATATATTGTTGGGAACGCGGGGATCCTGTTAACAAGGGTGGTAGATATTAAAGAGATCGAGTATGCTGGGGAGAAAAAGCTATTCATAGGCGTTGATACAGGTATGAACCACCTTATAAGACCTGCTCTATATGATGCATACCACGAGATAATCCCTGTCAGGGGTGTTGATAGGCCTAGAGAGGTTATAGCGGATGTGGTTGGTAATATATGTGAAAGCGGTGATATCCTGGCTAGGGATAGGCCTCTACCGAGGATCGTGGAGGGCGAGATCCTAGCGATACTTGATGTGGGAGCATATGGATATTCCATGAGCTCAAACTATAATCTGAGGCCGAGACCGGCTGAGGTGCTCGTTAATGGGTGTAGCGCTAGACTGATTAGGAGGAGAGAGACATTCGAGGATCTTATGAGAACTGTTGAAGCTTGA
- a CDS encoding DMT family transporter has translation MGCGSGLDDIIFYLTGVSVGILFGAHDVVIRGSRSRLDIHAMTTLSLASGYPLVLCLSLFFWGFKPISLQSILLYIVAGFMNFSVGRSSLYMAIRSVGASGASILLTLSIVIGAFLGLLVGEEITIWRGIGSALIFVSALVIAWGGEFRRDPRGILAGLIASTGLALAIFTSRLGNIYGGDPFAGVLIAYSVGLIAEIGFSRGFKLSLSLDKEILMIVLAGILASLGQVARYYALVGLGTSVITPLQNIRPVVATSLTRVFSKRTMEDPGVRGYFAAAIALVGVMLMAL, from the coding sequence ATGGGGTGTGGCTCGGGATTGGATGATATTATATTCTACCTCACCGGGGTGTCTGTGGGTATCTTGTTTGGTGCCCACGATGTTGTTATAAGGGGGTCTAGATCTAGGCTGGATATCCATGCCATGACAACCCTGTCCCTCGCATCTGGATATCCTTTGGTTCTCTGCCTCTCACTATTTTTCTGGGGTTTTAAGCCTATATCCCTCCAATCGATTCTCCTATATATAGTTGCTGGCTTCATGAATTTCAGTGTTGGTAGATCCTCTCTCTACATGGCTATAAGGAGTGTAGGTGCTAGTGGGGCCAGTATATTGCTTACCCTTAGCATTGTTATAGGGGCTTTCCTAGGGCTTCTAGTGGGTGAGGAGATAACTATCTGGAGGGGCATAGGATCAGCATTGATCTTTGTCTCAGCCCTTGTAATAGCGTGGGGAGGGGAGTTCAGAAGAGATCCCAGGGGGATCTTGGCCGGGCTTATAGCATCTACAGGCCTGGCCCTCGCGATCTTCACTAGTAGGCTTGGAAATATATATGGTGGCGACCCCTTTGCAGGGGTTCTAATAGCATATAGCGTTGGCCTCATAGCTGAAATAGGCTTTTCAAGGGGCTTCAAATTATCTTTAAGCCTTGATAAGGAGATCTTAATGATAGTTCTAGCCGGGATCCTCGCATCCCTAGGCCAAGTTGCTAGATACTACGCCCTAGTTGGTTTGGGGACTAGTGTTATAACGCCTCTCCAGAATATACGTCCTGTAGTAGCAACATCTCTAACCAGGGTATTTTCTAAGAGGACTATGGAGGATCCTGGTGTGAGGGGTTATTTTGCGGCTGCCATAGCATTGGTAGGGGTTATGCTGATGGCTTTATAG
- a CDS encoding helix-turn-helix domain-containing protein, with translation MDECPVTRAWRILGRPWRLVIIDRLLSSPKTFNELLESMPGISSRTLSKALKELRSAGLVERVCDGRKHYYALTDAGRDLKPVIRAVRAWSEKWIKGDSQRQRVLKAGQRAQHLGEGGG, from the coding sequence ATGGATGAATGTCCAGTAACAAGGGCATGGAGAATCCTTGGCAGGCCTTGGAGGCTTGTGATAATAGATAGACTGCTATCCAGCCCGAAGACGTTCAACGAGCTATTGGAGAGCATGCCTGGTATTAGCAGTAGAACCCTTTCAAAGGCTCTTAAAGAGCTTAGAAGCGCTGGGCTTGTGGAGAGGGTATGTGATGGTAGGAAACACTATTATGCACTAACAGATGCTGGTAGGGATTTAAAACCCGTTATAAGGGCTGTGAGGGCTTGGAGCGAAAAGTGGATCAAGGGAGATTCTCAGCGTCAAAGGGTTCTCAAGGCCGGGCAGAGAGCCCAGCATCTAGGAGAGGGTGGGGGGTAG
- a CDS encoding site-2 protease family protein, giving the protein MLRLRDPEWLSESVSWGLAIASLMAVFNGFSDIERLIHLGSIPSYLIAIVIGFSLHELAHRYIASARGCQARFTLSSLGLLITSIFGVFSSLLYFLGSRMPFVIAAPGYVGIRCSYWGVRSIFGGTTSEGLIAIAGPATNIVISIAGLVGAKAFQALSMPILYQVFFAIKYVNSVLAVFNLIPIPPLDGFKIARWNPLIYLTMLIIALIIVYL; this is encoded by the coding sequence ATGCTAAGGCTAAGAGATCCGGAGTGGCTATCTGAATCCGTGTCATGGGGGCTCGCGATTGCATCTCTAATGGCTGTTTTCAACGGGTTTTCAGATATAGAGAGACTCATACATCTTGGATCGATCCCAAGCTATTTAATAGCAATTGTTATTGGCTTCTCACTCCACGAGCTAGCCCACAGATATATAGCCTCTGCAAGGGGATGTCAGGCGAGATTCACACTATCATCCTTAGGCCTCCTCATAACATCGATCTTTGGCGTATTCTCATCACTCCTATACTTCTTAGGCTCTAGAATGCCCTTCGTAATAGCCGCGCCAGGCTATGTTGGTATCAGATGCAGCTACTGGGGAGTAAGATCGATCTTTGGTGGGACAACAAGCGAGGGGCTCATAGCAATAGCAGGCCCAGCAACAAATATAGTTATCTCCATAGCAGGTCTAGTAGGGGCAAAGGCTTTCCAAGCACTCTCAATGCCGATCCTTTACCAAGTGTTTTTTGCGATTAAATATGTGAATAGCGTTCTAGCAGTCTTTAACTTAATCCCAATACCGCCTCTAGATGGATTCAAAATAGCTAGATGGAACCCACTTATATATCTCACCATGCTAATAATAGCACTAATAATCGTGTACCTCTAA
- a CDS encoding winged helix-turn-helix domain-containing protein: MRSKGDEEDLSGLALKIYIYLLENQEAGPREIARELGIAPSLAYYHLKRFEEFGIVERDPSKGLYRIRRRIRIRGYLYIGNKLVPRLLIYGAFFAGLLVPEAASIILGILEATPELILAMITSVCASSIFIAEGLIAMRNLLRRG; encoded by the coding sequence ATGAGATCTAAAGGCGACGAGGAAGATCTATCTGGTCTAGCGCTTAAAATCTACATATACCTCCTCGAGAACCAAGAGGCAGGGCCTAGAGAGATTGCCAGAGAACTCGGGATAGCGCCTAGCCTAGCTTATTACCATCTAAAAAGATTCGAGGAGTTCGGTATCGTTGAGAGAGACCCCTCTAAGGGGCTATATAGGATTAGGAGGAGGATAAGGATCAGAGGCTACCTATATATAGGGAATAAGCTGGTTCCAAGACTACTTATATATGGAGCCTTCTTCGCAGGACTATTAGTCCCTGAAGCGGCATCCATTATACTAGGTATTTTAGAGGCTACACCAGAGCTAATACTAGCAATGATCACATCGGTATGCGCATCATCAATATTCATAGCTGAGGGTCTTATAGCGATGAGAAACCTTCTAAGGAGAGGTTAA
- a CDS encoding rhomboid family intramembrane serine protease produces the protein MRRAWVPAGSAYTVESRPIATIAIIIINVAAYLLTSYRNYFLSIDNNVLWQYGYIPGYMSISISEAITRMIASMFLHADPLHIFFNMYFLYFFGRAVEGVLGPGRYLALYIASGFWAVFLHTASIGFQGASSISIPAVGASGAISGVLGSYLMLYPATPLSMCFFYIVFPVCGTFRASTFLLFWFAIQVIYGYLRLGGVAFFAHAGGFIAGIAFTWILGSDIVRRLKTTATWFGIGSWGFSMRGEGLGGVQKLALTVLLISILAMAGYSYLQGAIIDRSQLTYLVDVKIRDTPEGQIYSTSQATLMVSKDISDFSMSPIGDDLSRILINRFVASKILINPEMAGKTGYISTVYSVVVQGVRVPFAISARISYDNNGVMVLSEGSSRTYSVICDIGCREGGEIIYPWFTLRSYGPISITELSQLPLLLSAVMLLLSLYVVLAKDRDLSIDL, from the coding sequence ATGAGGCGTGCCTGGGTCCCAGCTGGATCTGCATATACAGTAGAATCTAGACCAATCGCTACAATAGCGATTATAATCATTAATGTAGCAGCTTATCTCCTGACCAGCTATAGGAATTACTTTCTATCTATAGATAATAATGTGTTATGGCAATACGGCTATATCCCTGGATATATGTCTATCTCTATCTCAGAGGCTATCACTAGGATGATCGCTTCGATGTTTCTCCACGCAGACCCTCTTCACATATTCTTTAACATGTACTTCCTCTACTTCTTCGGAAGAGCTGTTGAGGGAGTTCTAGGCCCTGGTAGATATCTTGCTCTATATATCGCATCAGGCTTCTGGGCTGTTTTCTTACACACAGCATCTATAGGGTTTCAAGGGGCATCCTCTATATCGATCCCAGCTGTTGGGGCTTCGGGGGCTATAAGCGGTGTTCTTGGATCATATCTAATGCTATACCCAGCAACGCCTCTATCTATGTGCTTCTTCTACATAGTATTCCCCGTATGTGGGACCTTTAGAGCCTCAACTTTTCTCCTCTTCTGGTTCGCCATCCAGGTTATCTATGGCTATCTAAGGCTAGGAGGGGTAGCTTTTTTCGCCCATGCAGGTGGCTTCATAGCTGGTATAGCTTTCACATGGATTCTTGGTAGCGATATAGTTAGAAGGCTTAAGACGACTGCAACATGGTTTGGGATAGGCTCTTGGGGCTTCTCGATGAGGGGTGAGGGTTTAGGCGGGGTTCAGAAGCTCGCTTTAACAGTGCTCCTAATATCTATTCTGGCGATGGCTGGCTACTCATACCTTCAAGGTGCTATCATAGATAGATCCCAGCTGACATATTTGGTAGATGTAAAGATAAGGGATACCCCGGAGGGCCAGATCTATAGCACCTCACAAGCCACACTTATGGTATCTAAAGATATATCTGACTTCTCAATGAGCCCCATAGGCGATGATCTCTCGAGAATATTGATCAATAGATTCGTAGCCTCAAAAATACTGATCAATCCTGAAATGGCTGGGAAGACAGGGTATATAAGCACGGTCTATAGCGTTGTAGTGCAGGGTGTCAGAGTTCCTTTTGCCATATCAGCTAGGATAAGCTATGATAACAACGGTGTTATGGTATTATCTGAAGGATCTTCACGCACATACTCAGTTATATGCGATATAGGGTGTAGAGAGGGTGGGGAGATTATATACCCGTGGTTCACGCTAAGATCCTACGGCCCTATATCCATTACAGAGTTATCCCAGTTACCCCTTCTGCTATCAGCTGTAATGCTCCTTCTAAGCCTCTACGTTGTTCTGGCAAAGGATAGGGATCTCTCTATAGATCTGTGA